From Pseudomonas sp. FP2335, the proteins below share one genomic window:
- a CDS encoding amino acid ABC transporter ATP-binding protein, with translation MIEVRDLVKVFDTRGHVVRAVDHVTTQVAKGEVLVVIGPSGSGKSTFLRCLNGLEEFDSGSVSIDGLQLADPKTDVNAYRREVGMVFQHFNLFPHMTVLENLCLAQKVVRKRGKKEREAKALALLEKVGIAQKANEFPSRLSGGQQQRVAIARALAMEPKVMLFDEPTSALDPEMVGEVLDVMKTLALEGMTMVCVTHEMGFAREVADRVLFFDHGKLLEDAAPAEFFDAPKDPRAQAFLRQVL, from the coding sequence GTGATTGAAGTCCGCGATCTGGTAAAAGTCTTCGATACCCGTGGCCATGTGGTGCGCGCGGTCGACCACGTCACCACCCAGGTGGCCAAGGGCGAAGTGCTGGTGGTGATCGGTCCGTCGGGCTCCGGCAAGTCCACTTTCCTGCGCTGCCTCAATGGCCTGGAAGAGTTCGATTCCGGCTCGGTGAGTATCGACGGCCTGCAACTGGCTGATCCGAAAACCGACGTGAACGCCTACCGTCGCGAAGTCGGCATGGTGTTCCAGCACTTCAACCTGTTCCCCCACATGACCGTGCTGGAAAACCTCTGCCTGGCGCAAAAAGTCGTGCGCAAGCGCGGCAAGAAAGAGCGCGAGGCCAAGGCCCTGGCGCTGCTGGAAAAGGTCGGTATTGCGCAGAAGGCCAACGAGTTTCCGTCGCGCCTCTCCGGCGGCCAGCAGCAACGCGTGGCGATTGCCCGTGCGTTGGCGATGGAGCCCAAGGTCATGCTGTTCGACGAACCCACCTCGGCGCTCGACCCGGAAATGGTCGGCGAAGTGCTGGACGTGATGAAGACCCTGGCCCTGGAAGGCATGACCATGGTCTGCGTCACCCACGAAATGGGCTTTGCCCGCGAAGTGGCGGACCGCGTGCTGTTCTTCGATCACGGCAAATTGCTCGAAGACGCCGCCCCGGCCGAATTCTTCGACGCGCCAAAAGACCCACGCGCCCAGGCCTTCCTGCGCCAGGTCCTGTAA
- the pip gene encoding prolyl aminopeptidase — protein MQTWFPQIKPYARHDLAVDDTHTLYVDESGSPEGLPVVFIHGGPGAGCDANSRCYFDPNLYHIVTFDQRGCGRSTPRASLENNTTWDLVADLERIREHLGIDKWVLFGGSWGSTLALAYAQTHPERVLGLIVRGIFLARPQDIHWFYQEGASRLFPDYWQDYIAPIPADERHDMIAAYHKRLTGNDQIAQMHAAKAWSGWEGRMLGLCPSPQHVERFSEPQRALSIARIECHYFTNNSFLEPNQLIRDMHKIAHLPGVIIHGRYDMICPLDNAWELHQAWPNSELQVIREAGHAASEPGITDALVRATGEMARRLLDLPPEEA, from the coding sequence ATGCAGACTTGGTTTCCGCAGATCAAACCCTACGCCCGGCACGATCTGGCCGTCGATGACACGCATACTCTGTACGTCGATGAAAGTGGCTCCCCCGAAGGTTTGCCCGTCGTCTTCATCCACGGCGGTCCCGGCGCGGGTTGCGATGCCAACAGCCGCTGCTATTTCGACCCGAACCTCTATCACATCGTCACCTTCGACCAGCGCGGCTGCGGGCGTTCCACGCCGCGCGCGAGCCTGGAAAACAACACCACCTGGGACCTGGTCGCCGACCTTGAGCGCATCCGCGAACACCTGGGCATCGACAAGTGGGTGCTGTTCGGCGGCTCCTGGGGGTCGACCCTGGCCCTGGCCTATGCGCAAACCCACCCCGAGCGCGTGCTTGGCCTGATCGTGCGCGGGATTTTCCTTGCCCGCCCGCAAGACATCCATTGGTTCTACCAGGAAGGCGCGAGCCGCTTGTTCCCGGATTACTGGCAGGACTACATCGCGCCGATCCCGGCCGATGAGCGCCACGACATGATCGCGGCCTACCACAAGCGCCTCACCGGCAACGACCAGATCGCCCAGATGCACGCGGCCAAGGCCTGGTCCGGTTGGGAAGGGCGCATGCTCGGCCTGTGCCCGAGCCCGCAGCATGTGGAGCGGTTTTCCGAGCCGCAGCGTGCGCTGTCCATCGCGCGGATCGAGTGCCACTACTTCACCAACAACTCCTTCCTGGAGCCCAACCAACTGATCCGCGACATGCACAAGATCGCGCACCTGCCTGGCGTAATCATCCACGGCCGCTACGATATGATCTGCCCGCTGGATAACGCCTGGGAGCTGCATCAGGCCTGGCCTAACAGCGAGCTGCAGGTGATTCGCGAGGCGGGCCATGCGGCCTCCGAGCCTGGAATCACCGATGCGCTGGTGCGTGCGACTGGCGAGATGGCGCGCCGTTTGCTTGACTTGCCGCCTGAAGAAGCATGA
- a CDS encoding choline ABC transporter substrate-binding protein: MQKTLLSLIGAALLSAQAMAAEPASCKTIRMGVVSWTDVVATSGMADVLLNGLGYDSKQTSAVQQIIFAGIRDKRLDVFLGYWKPAMDNNIAPFLAAKQVKVFDTPSLADAQATLAVPQYVADAGLKTFADISRFKDKLGGKIYGIEPGSGANTDIQKMIDTDRFGLGGFKLVASGEAGMLAAVQRAVNRKEFVVFVGWTPHPMNINLQMAYLTGSEDVFGPDEGRATVSTVTAPDFAERCPNANRLLQNLTFTAAQESQLMVPIMERQSPQDVARQWLRDHPEDVQRWLAGVTAFDGQDGVAAVQASLKP; this comes from the coding sequence ATGCAAAAAACCTTGTTGAGCTTGATCGGCGCCGCACTGCTCAGTGCGCAAGCCATGGCCGCCGAGCCGGCTTCCTGCAAAACCATCCGCATGGGCGTGGTCAGCTGGACCGATGTGGTGGCCACCTCCGGCATGGCCGATGTGCTGCTCAACGGCCTGGGCTACGACAGCAAGCAGACCAGCGCCGTACAGCAGATCATCTTTGCCGGCATCCGCGACAAGCGCCTGGATGTTTTCCTCGGCTACTGGAAACCGGCGATGGACAACAATATCGCACCGTTCCTCGCGGCCAAGCAGGTCAAGGTCTTCGATACCCCCAGCCTGGCCGACGCCCAGGCCACCCTGGCGGTGCCGCAGTACGTGGCGGACGCCGGGCTGAAGACCTTCGCCGACATCTCGCGTTTCAAGGATAAGCTGGGCGGCAAGATCTACGGCATCGAGCCCGGCAGCGGCGCCAACACCGACATCCAGAAAATGATCGACACCGACCGCTTTGGCCTTGGCGGCTTCAAGTTGGTCGCTTCCGGCGAGGCGGGCATGCTGGCGGCGGTGCAGCGCGCGGTGAATCGCAAGGAATTCGTGGTCTTTGTCGGTTGGACCCCGCACCCGATGAACATCAACCTGCAGATGGCCTACCTCACCGGCAGTGAAGACGTATTCGGCCCCGACGAAGGCCGCGCCACGGTGTCCACCGTCACCGCACCGGACTTCGCCGAGCGCTGCCCGAATGCCAATCGCCTGTTGCAGAACCTCACCTTCACCGCCGCCCAGGAAAGCCAGTTGATGGTGCCGATCATGGAGCGCCAATCGCCGCAGGATGTGGCCAGGCAGTGGCTGCGCGATCATCCCGAGGATGTGCAGCGTTGGTTGGCCGGGGTCACGGCGTTTGATGGCCAGGATGGCGTGGCAGCCGTACAAGCCAGCCTCAAGCCCTGA
- the dtd gene encoding D-aminoacyl-tRNA deacylase — protein MKGLLQRVRGARVEVAGEVVGAIDQGLLVLVAVEPGDTPESADKLLHKLLNYRVFSDDEGKMNLSLKDIDGGLLLVSQFTLAADTKSGLRPSFSTAAPPALGAALFEHLLLQAQQLHGKVGSGRFGADMQVHLVNDGPVTFLLQT, from the coding sequence ATGAAGGGCCTGTTGCAACGGGTGCGTGGCGCCCGGGTCGAGGTCGCAGGCGAGGTTGTCGGGGCCATCGACCAGGGGTTGCTGGTGCTGGTGGCCGTCGAGCCGGGCGATACGCCCGAGAGCGCCGACAAACTCCTGCACAAGCTGCTTAACTATCGGGTGTTCAGCGATGACGAGGGCAAGATGAACTTGTCCTTGAAGGACATCGACGGCGGTTTGCTGCTGGTGTCGCAGTTCACTCTCGCGGCGGATACCAAGAGCGGGCTGCGGCCGAGCTTCTCCACGGCGGCCCCTCCGGCGCTGGGAGCGGCGCTTTTCGAACATTTGCTGTTACAAGCGCAACAATTGCATGGCAAGGTGGGGTCCGGGCGTTTTGGCGCCGATATGCAGGTGCATTTGGTCAATGATGGCCCTGTGACCTTCCTGCTTCAGACATGA
- a CDS encoding alpha/beta hydrolase, which produces MADYPISAQMLAFVDKTESFTNTDTSLAGLRQNYNRMCQAFTPSPPQGLTVADSNLGGVGIRSYLPTPTTPSDGWPCLLYMHGGGWVVGGLDSHDFICFELASALQVLVIAIDYRLAPEYPFPAAYDDCRSVWQAIQAGQGPYAINRQRLVVAGDSAGGNLAAALCLGLRDHGQPLPLAQVLIYPGLGGAADLPSRRDCADAPLLSTADTDAYLALYLSDGAQSSPYAMPLRAETFRGLPKAFIAVAQFDPLRDDGRLYAERLQAAGVNTLLYPGKGLVHGCLRARGQVAEVDQLYTHLLHYLRSEGLTQV; this is translated from the coding sequence ATGGCCGACTACCCGATTTCTGCGCAAATGCTCGCCTTTGTGGATAAGACCGAATCTTTCACCAACACCGACACCTCCCTGGCCGGCCTGCGCCAGAACTACAACCGCATGTGCCAGGCGTTCACCCCATCACCGCCCCAGGGGCTGACGGTTGCGGACTCCAATCTGGGTGGCGTCGGCATCCGCAGCTACCTGCCCACCCCAACCACCCCATCCGACGGCTGGCCGTGCCTTCTTTATATGCACGGCGGCGGCTGGGTCGTCGGCGGTTTGGATTCCCACGACTTCATCTGCTTCGAATTGGCCAGTGCGCTCCAGGTGCTGGTGATCGCCATCGACTACCGCTTGGCCCCTGAATACCCGTTCCCGGCGGCGTACGACGATTGCCGCAGCGTGTGGCAGGCGATCCAGGCGGGGCAGGGGCCGTATGCCATCAACCGTCAGCGTCTGGTGGTGGCGGGGGACAGTGCCGGTGGCAACCTGGCGGCGGCGTTATGCCTGGGGTTGCGCGACCACGGGCAGCCGTTGCCATTGGCGCAAGTGCTGATTTACCCAGGGTTGGGCGGGGCGGCGGATTTGCCGTCCCGGCGTGATTGCGCGGATGCGCCGTTGCTGAGTACGGCTGATACCGACGCCTACTTGGCCTTGTATCTATCAGACGGGGCACAATCCTCACCCTATGCCATGCCGTTGCGTGCCGAAACATTCAGGGGTTTACCCAAGGCCTTCATCGCCGTAGCCCAATTCGACCCGTTGCGCGACGACGGCAGGCTGTACGCCGAACGCTTGCAGGCCGCAGGCGTCAACACGCTCCTGTATCCCGGCAAAGGCCTGGTGCACGGTTGCCTGCGGGCGCGTGGGCAGGTGGCGGAGGTGGATCAACTCTACACTCACCTGCTGCATTACCTCAGGAGCGAAGGGCTGACACAGGTCTAA
- a CDS encoding methyl-accepting chemotaxis protein, producing MFSRLTRLLVNASVRVKLAIGFGQVLMLSFAIAVTGWQALNAMIYRSTNLTTLGQLAVAGQAMRADRIVYRTLTDPNSRGKLTTHIETIETHLAALSSRMRDPADRQRLEQATRLVTDFKAALSELAPLIEHRENARSPLDKTAQQASDTLAQLASELPDQQDQTALDAIENLRQAMVRADEGAQRPAWAAASLEAYAQAVSDALQALEAALAAVTALPVDSTLLKSDIANYREQLLNLKQAQLNTETVQNRFEQQLDQLLEQNEQMSQGQTFKRDDEAGKTRLLLISVTVVALLLGTLAAWWIARQIAVPLREVLARANRIAEGDLSHDMPVGRRDELGQLQHAIGDMTHNLRHLISGIGDSARQIASAATELSAVTEQTRNGVNKQKDETDQVATAMNQMLATAQEVARHAEQASIAANEADRQASAGDKVVAQAVEQIGQLAEEMALSGRAMLTLQQESQKIASVLDLIKSVSQQTNLLALNAAIEAARAGSAGEGFAVVADEVRSLAQRTQASAEEIEGLILSLHNGTQHVAETLDSSRNLTDDSVDLTRDAGEALAAIARTVAIIQEMNPQIAAAAEEQSAVVEEINRSVLQVRDVSEHTAAASEETAAASVQLTRLSMDLQALVGKFQL from the coding sequence ATGTTTTCCCGGCTGACCCGTTTGCTGGTCAACGCCAGCGTCCGCGTCAAGCTTGCCATCGGTTTCGGGCAAGTGCTGATGCTCAGCTTCGCCATCGCCGTCACCGGCTGGCAAGCCTTGAATGCCATGATCTACCGCTCCACCAACCTGACGACCCTGGGGCAATTGGCGGTTGCTGGCCAAGCCATGCGTGCTGATCGCATCGTCTACCGCACGCTGACGGACCCGAACAGCCGGGGCAAACTCACCACACACATCGAGACCATCGAAACCCATCTGGCCGCCCTTTCAAGCCGCATGCGAGACCCGGCCGACCGCCAGCGCCTTGAACAGGCCACACGCCTGGTCACCGACTTCAAGGCGGCACTCAGCGAGCTAGCGCCCCTGATCGAGCACCGCGAAAACGCCCGCAGCCCACTCGATAAGACCGCACAGCAAGCCAGCGACACCCTGGCCCAACTCGCCAGTGAGCTGCCCGACCAGCAAGATCAGACAGCCCTGGATGCCATCGAAAACCTGCGCCAGGCCATGGTCCGTGCCGATGAAGGCGCCCAGCGCCCCGCATGGGCCGCCGCATCGCTGGAGGCCTACGCCCAGGCAGTCAGCGACGCGTTGCAGGCGCTGGAGGCCGCACTGGCCGCTGTCACGGCTCTGCCGGTGGACTCGACCCTGCTCAAGAGCGACATCGCCAATTACCGCGAGCAGCTACTCAACCTCAAGCAAGCCCAACTCAACACCGAAACCGTGCAGAACCGCTTCGAACAACAGCTCGATCAATTACTGGAACAAAACGAGCAGATGAGCCAAGGCCAAACCTTCAAACGCGACGACGAAGCCGGCAAGACCCGTCTGCTGCTGATCAGTGTGACCGTCGTCGCACTGTTGCTCGGCACTCTGGCCGCCTGGTGGATCGCCCGGCAAATTGCGGTGCCACTGCGTGAAGTGCTGGCCCGCGCCAACCGTATCGCCGAAGGCGACCTGAGCCACGACATGCCGGTGGGACGCCGCGATGAACTGGGCCAACTGCAGCACGCCATCGGGGACATGACCCACAACCTGCGCCACCTGATCAGCGGCATCGGCGACAGCGCCCGGCAGATCGCCAGCGCGGCCACCGAGTTATCAGCCGTCACCGAGCAGACCCGCAACGGGGTCAACAAGCAAAAAGATGAAACCGATCAGGTCGCCACCGCGATGAACCAAATGCTCGCCACCGCCCAGGAAGTCGCCCGGCATGCCGAGCAAGCATCAATCGCGGCAAACGAGGCTGACCGCCAAGCGAGTGCCGGCGACAAGGTGGTGGCGCAGGCGGTTGAGCAGATCGGCCAGCTGGCCGAAGAAATGGCACTTTCAGGCCGCGCAATGCTGACGTTGCAGCAAGAAAGCCAGAAGATCGCCAGCGTGCTCGACTTGATCAAGTCCGTGTCCCAGCAGACCAACCTGTTGGCCTTGAATGCCGCCATCGAGGCCGCACGCGCGGGCAGTGCCGGCGAAGGTTTTGCGGTGGTGGCCGATGAAGTGCGCAGCCTGGCGCAACGCACCCAGGCGTCTGCCGAAGAGATCGAAGGTTTGATCCTCAGCCTGCACAACGGCACCCAGCACGTGGCCGAGACGCTGGACAGCAGCCGCAACCTGACCGACGACAGCGTCGACCTGACCCGCGACGCCGGCGAGGCACTGGCCGCGATTGCGCGCACGGTGGCGATCATCCAGGAAATGAACCCGCAGATTGCCGCGGCCGCCGAAGAACAAAGTGCGGTGGTCGAAGAGATCAATCGCAGCGTGTTGCAGGTGCGCGACGTGTCCGAACACACCGCCGCCGCCAGCGAAGAGACGGCGGCGGCGAGTGTTCAGTTGACGCGGTTGAGCATGGATCTGCAGGCGCTGGTGGGCAAATTCCAGCTCTGA
- a CDS encoding amino acid ABC transporter permease, with protein MKQKKAQWPWHLLTVVVLVGLAGALYYATSLMSYEWRWNRVPQYFAYQAETSQRAADISTVVELVRKGDVAEVTLRNDAGALQTLTVADNSLQVARGDDVAEGDVIGVTRHWALGPLMWGLWTTLWLSVVSGILGLAIGLATGLCRLSNNPTLRDLSTIYVELVRGTPLLVQIFIFYFFIGTVLNLSREFAGIAALSLFTGAYVAEIVRAGVQSITRGQNEAARSLGLSASQSMRHVVLPQAFKRVLPPLAGQFISLVKDTSLVSVIAITELLKSGREVITTSFSPFEILFCVAGLYLLINLPLSKMASRLERRLAQSD; from the coding sequence ATGAAACAGAAAAAAGCCCAATGGCCCTGGCACCTGCTGACCGTGGTCGTGCTGGTCGGTCTGGCTGGTGCCTTGTATTACGCCACTTCGCTGATGTCCTACGAATGGCGCTGGAACCGCGTACCGCAGTACTTCGCCTACCAGGCTGAAACATCCCAGCGCGCGGCGGATATTTCTACCGTGGTTGAGTTGGTGCGCAAAGGCGATGTCGCCGAAGTGACCCTGCGCAACGACGCGGGTGCCCTGCAGACGCTGACCGTGGCCGACAACAGCCTGCAAGTGGCGCGCGGCGATGACGTGGCCGAAGGCGACGTGATCGGTGTGACCCGGCATTGGGCGTTGGGCCCGTTGATGTGGGGCTTGTGGACCACGCTGTGGCTGTCGGTGGTCTCCGGCATCCTGGGGCTGGCGATCGGGCTGGCGACCGGCCTGTGCCGTCTGTCCAACAACCCGACCTTGCGCGACCTGTCGACCATCTACGTCGAGTTGGTGCGCGGTACGCCGCTGCTGGTGCAGATCTTCATCTTCTATTTCTTTATCGGCACGGTGCTCAACCTGTCCCGGGAATTTGCCGGGATTGCCGCGTTGTCGCTGTTCACGGGCGCCTACGTGGCGGAAATCGTCCGCGCCGGCGTGCAGTCAATCACCCGTGGCCAGAACGAAGCTGCGCGCTCCCTGGGCTTGAGCGCCAGCCAGTCGATGCGTCACGTAGTGTTGCCGCAGGCATTCAAGCGCGTGCTGCCACCGCTGGCTGGGCAATTTATCAGCCTGGTGAAAGACACTTCGCTGGTCTCGGTGATCGCGATCACCGAACTGCTCAAGAGCGGTCGCGAGGTGATCACCACCTCGTTCTCGCCGTTTGAAATCCTGTTCTGCGTTGCAGGCCTGTACCTGCTGATCAACCTGCCGCTGTCGAAAATGGCCAGCCGGCTTGAGCGGAGGCTCGCCCAAAGTGATTGA
- a CDS encoding transporter substrate-binding domain-containing protein, which translates to MLKRYCSALLIGAVALMEGGPLYAGALDDAVRRGVLKVGTTPTYVPFEMTDRQGRIVGFEIDLLQTMSRALGVELELVAVPYTDLLPGLLANKFDLIGSGMTVTQERNLKLNFSDAFIVVGQTVLLHPSLAGKVGSVEELDEAGYRIAVTEGTTGELAAQRFLGAARLSSFATPEEGVRQVVEGKADAFIHDAPYNLIASGRPENSSLLALEQPFTYEPLAFGLKKGDYDSLNWINHFLNQVAQDGTYDRLHDKWFRGTDWMADIE; encoded by the coding sequence ATGCTCAAAAGGTATTGTTCGGCACTGCTGATAGGCGCTGTCGCATTGATGGAGGGTGGCCCGCTGTATGCCGGTGCGTTGGACGATGCGGTGCGGCGCGGTGTGCTGAAGGTCGGGACCACGCCTACCTATGTGCCGTTTGAAATGACTGACCGGCAGGGACGCATTGTCGGTTTCGAAATCGACCTGCTTCAGACGATGAGTCGTGCGCTGGGGGTTGAGCTGGAGTTGGTGGCGGTGCCCTACACCGATTTGCTGCCGGGGCTGCTGGCCAACAAGTTCGACCTGATCGGCAGCGGCATGACCGTCACCCAGGAGCGTAATCTCAAGCTGAATTTCAGCGACGCCTTTATCGTCGTCGGCCAGACCGTGCTGCTGCATCCAAGCCTGGCGGGCAAGGTCGGCAGTGTCGAAGAACTGGACGAGGCCGGCTACCGTATCGCCGTCACCGAGGGCACCACCGGGGAATTGGCCGCGCAACGTTTTCTGGGCGCGGCGCGGCTGAGCAGTTTTGCCACGCCCGAAGAAGGCGTGCGGCAGGTGGTGGAAGGCAAGGCCGATGCCTTTATCCACGATGCGCCCTACAACCTGATCGCCAGTGGCCGGCCGGAAAACAGCAGCTTGCTGGCCCTGGAGCAGCCCTTCACCTACGAGCCCTTGGCGTTCGGCCTGAAAAAGGGCGATTACGACAGCCTCAACTGGATCAACCATTTCCTCAATCAGGTGGCCCAGGACGGCACCTATGATCGGCTGCACGACAAGTGGTTCAGGGGTACCGACTGGATGGCGGACATTGAGTGA
- a CDS encoding glucan biosynthesis protein G, translating into MIVSPCNAPKLSAKRLRNALVTGSALFCLFGAGQLWAFSLDDVSAKAKELAGQKYEAPRSNLPNEFREMKFADYQKIRFRNEKAEWADQNTPFKLSFYHQGMHFDTPVKINEVTADSVNEIKYDPTRFDFGDMKLDPKATEQLGYAGFRVLYPINKADKQDEIMTMLGASYFRVVGKGQAYGLSARGMAIDTALPSGEEFPRFTEFWIERPKPGEKQLVIFALLDSPRATGAYRLTLRPGTDTIVDVKSQMYLRDKVSKLGVAPLTSMFLFGANQPSKVLNYRRELHDSSGLSIHAGNGEWIWRPLNNPKHLSVSNFSVENPKGFGLLQRGRDFSHYEDLDDNYDKRPSAWIEPEGDWGKGTVNLVEIPTADETNDNIVAFWSPEKLPEVGQPLDVAYRLHWTMDEKSLHPADSAWVKQTLRSTGDVKQSNLIRQPDGSVAYLVDFEGPSLKALPADAAVRSQVSVGDNAEVVENSVRYNEHTKGWRLTLRLKIKDAGKPTEMRAALVQDIVKPEPEKDSSHVLKADKVLAKQHEKQAKKDAKDKETKQPEAAPATPEPAKTEQVLTETWSYQLPADE; encoded by the coding sequence GTGATTGTTAGTCCCTGTAATGCACCAAAATTGTCTGCCAAACGGTTACGAAACGCACTGGTGACGGGCTCTGCCCTGTTTTGCCTGTTCGGCGCGGGTCAACTGTGGGCATTCAGTCTGGATGATGTGTCGGCCAAGGCTAAAGAGCTGGCCGGGCAGAAATACGAAGCGCCGCGCAGCAATCTGCCGAACGAATTCCGCGAAATGAAATTCGCCGATTACCAGAAGATTCGTTTCCGCAACGAAAAAGCTGAGTGGGCCGACCAGAACACGCCGTTCAAGCTGTCCTTCTATCACCAGGGTATGCACTTTGATACACCGGTGAAAATCAACGAAGTCACGGCCGACAGCGTCAACGAAATCAAATACGACCCAACGCGTTTCGATTTCGGCGACATGAAGCTTGATCCAAAAGCCACCGAACAGCTGGGTTATGCCGGTTTCCGTGTGCTGTACCCGATCAACAAGGCCGACAAGCAAGACGAAATCATGACCATGCTCGGCGCGAGCTACTTCCGCGTCGTCGGCAAGGGCCAGGCCTATGGCTTGTCCGCCCGTGGCATGGCGATCGACACCGCGTTGCCGTCCGGTGAAGAATTCCCGCGGTTCACCGAGTTCTGGATCGAACGTCCGAAGCCGGGTGAAAAACAGCTGGTGATCTTTGCCCTGCTGGATTCCCCGCGTGCCACCGGCGCGTATCGCCTGACCCTGCGTCCGGGCACCGACACCATTGTCGACGTGAAATCCCAGATGTACCTGCGCGACAAGGTCAGCAAGCTGGGCGTTGCCCCGTTGACCAGCATGTTCCTGTTCGGCGCGAACCAGCCGTCCAAAGTGCTCAATTACCGCCGTGAGCTGCATGATTCCAGCGGTCTGTCGATCCATGCCGGCAACGGCGAGTGGATCTGGCGCCCACTGAACAACCCGAAACACCTGTCGGTGAGCAACTTCAGCGTCGAGAACCCGAAAGGTTTCGGCCTGCTGCAACGTGGTCGCGATTTCAGCCACTACGAAGACCTCGACGACAACTACGACAAGCGCCCAAGTGCCTGGATCGAGCCTGAAGGCGATTGGGGCAAGGGCACCGTCAACCTGGTTGAGATTCCGACCGCCGACGAAACCAACGACAACATCGTTGCGTTCTGGAGCCCGGAAAAACTGCCGGAAGTCGGCCAGCCGCTGGATGTCGCCTACCGTCTGCACTGGACCATGGACGAAAAATCCCTGCACCCGGCCGACAGCGCCTGGGTCAAGCAGACCCTGCGTTCCACTGGTGATGTGAAACAGTCCAACCTGATCCGTCAGCCGGATGGCAGCGTGGCTTATCTGGTGGACTTCGAAGGCCCGTCCCTCAAGGCCCTGCCTGCGGATGCCGCGGTGCGCAGCCAGGTCAGTGTTGGCGACAACGCCGAAGTGGTCGAAAACAGCGTGCGCTACAACGAGCACACCAAAGGCTGGCGCTTGACCCTGCGCCTGAAGATCAAGGACGCCGGCAAGCCGACCGAGATGCGTGCGGCCCTGGTGCAGGACATCGTCAAGCCTGAGCCGGAGAAGGATTCGAGCCACGTGCTCAAAGCCGACAAAGTGCTGGCCAAGCAACACGAGAAACAAGCCAAGAAAGACGCGAAAGACAAGGAAACCAAGCAGCCAGAAGCTGCCCCAGCCACACCGGAACCGGCCAAGACTGAACAAGTCCTGACCGAGACCTGGAGCTATCAGTTGCCTGCCGATGAGTAA
- a CDS encoding transporter substrate-binding domain-containing protein, with product MKKYLSMLLLGVTALVAATAAQAGAIDDAVKRGTLKVGMDPTYMPFEMTDKRGEIIGFEVDILKALAKSMGVKLELVSTGYDGIIPAFLTGKFDMIGSGMTLTQERNLRLNFSEPFIVVGQTLLIRKDLEGTIKSYKDLNDEKYRLTSKLGTTGEMVAKKLISKAKYHGYDNEQEGVLDVVNGKADAFVYDAPYNVVAEKKVGNGKLVFLEEPFTFEPLAFGLKKGDYDSINFINNFLHQIRNDGTYDRIHDKWFKSSEWLKDME from the coding sequence ATGAAAAAGTATCTTTCGATGCTGCTGCTTGGCGTCACCGCGCTGGTCGCGGCCACTGCGGCCCAGGCCGGCGCGATCGACGATGCGGTCAAGCGCGGCACGCTGAAGGTCGGCATGGACCCGACCTACATGCCGTTCGAAATGACAGACAAGCGCGGTGAAATCATCGGCTTCGAAGTCGACATCCTCAAGGCCCTGGCCAAGTCCATGGGCGTCAAGCTGGAGCTGGTTTCCACCGGCTACGACGGCATCATCCCGGCCTTCCTGACCGGCAAGTTCGACATGATCGGCAGCGGCATGACCCTGACCCAGGAGCGCAACCTGCGCCTGAACTTCAGCGAACCGTTCATCGTGGTCGGCCAGACCCTGCTGATCCGCAAGGATCTGGAAGGCACCATCAAGTCCTACAAAGACCTGAACGACGAGAAGTACCGCCTGACTTCCAAGCTCGGCACCACCGGCGAGATGGTCGCCAAGAAGCTGATCTCCAAAGCCAAGTACCACGGCTACGACAACGAGCAGGAAGGCGTGCTGGACGTGGTCAACGGCAAGGCTGATGCCTTTGTGTATGACGCGCCGTACAACGTGGTCGCCGAGAAGAAAGTCGGCAACGGCAAGCTGGTGTTCCTCGAAGAACCGTTCACCTTCGAACCCCTGGCGTTTGGCCTGAAAAAAGGCGATTACGACAGCATCAACTTCATCAACAACTTCCTGCACCAGATCCGTAACGACGGCACCTACGATCGCATCCATGACAAGTGGTTCAAGAGCTCCGAGTGGCTCAAGGACATGGAATAA